A genomic segment from Deltaproteobacteria bacterium encodes:
- a CDS encoding thiamine pyrophosphate-dependent enzyme, whose product YYQTRAPGTLFVPGGLAGMGWGAPAAVGAKLVHPDRPVVSVSGDGGFSMSVHVIATAVQYDLPVVFVVMNNSALGMIATGDLGGDSPAAFNDTDFAAVARGFGAEGLRVEKPGEIQDAVKEALKKGRPTVVDVITDGTVGLESISSGATVG is encoded by the coding sequence ACTACTACCAGACCCGGGCGCCCGGGACCCTGTTCGTGCCCGGCGGGCTCGCCGGCATGGGCTGGGGCGCGCCCGCCGCGGTGGGGGCCAAGCTCGTGCACCCGGACCGGCCGGTGGTGAGCGTGAGCGGCGACGGCGGGTTTTCCATGTCCGTGCACGTCATCGCCACCGCGGTGCAATACGACCTGCCGGTGGTGTTCGTGGTCATGAACAACTCGGCTCTGGGAATGATCGCCACCGGAGACCTGGGCGGCGATTCGCCCGCCGCCTTCAACGACACCGACTTCGCCGCGGTGGCCCGTGGCTTCGGCGCCGAGGGTCTGCGGGTGGAGAAACCCGGCGAGATTCAGGACGCGGTCAAGGAGGCCCTGAAGAAGGGAAGGCCGACGGTGGTGGACGTGATCACCGACGGCACCGTAGGTCTCGAGAGCATCAGCAGCGGCGCCACCGTGGGTTGA
- a CDS encoding phenylacetate-CoA oxygenase subunit PaaI, whose translation MLIKKERIDTFDDWVDAFHQWHDDIGYPMELIGGDYTFETKLDDVESNEIEFGEYAGGPKWEKVTDIPDQRIQDALAHLIEFQGDTEFASVEQQTNLIERAPTDVDLKNLIRINREEMRHGWQMAYVLLTQFGESGKRQSQRLLERRASEGSRLLDSFNQPVRNWLDFFVYTSFIDRDGKYQLNMLSRSAFAPLGRSTLPMLKEEAYHLAQGNIGLMRIVKAGKIPMPIIQKYFNKWISTAYDLFGQDESSSAHWAYVWGLKGRYDEHLYDEPADMDRLNELSRTTFFKEVQALVDALNHNIADDQPKLAIPSDKFRRYIGNYASQPYSTAGELLSEEDYAKHLAEVMPSDADDELVIGMEKEGGWILDPR comes from the coding sequence ATGTTGATAAAGAAGGAAAGGATCGACACCTTCGACGATTGGGTGGATGCGTTCCACCAGTGGCACGACGATATCGGCTACCCGATGGAGCTGATCGGCGGCGACTACACCTTCGAGACCAAGCTCGACGACGTCGAGAGCAACGAGATCGAGTTCGGTGAGTATGCGGGAGGCCCCAAGTGGGAGAAGGTGACGGACATCCCCGACCAGCGCATCCAGGACGCGCTGGCGCACCTCATCGAGTTCCAGGGCGACACCGAGTTCGCCTCCGTGGAGCAGCAGACCAACCTGATCGAGCGCGCGCCCACGGACGTGGACCTGAAGAACCTGATCCGCATCAACCGTGAGGAGATGCGCCACGGCTGGCAGATGGCCTACGTGCTCCTGACCCAATTTGGCGAGTCCGGCAAGCGCCAGTCTCAGCGGCTGCTGGAGCGGCGCGCGTCCGAGGGTTCGCGCCTCCTGGACTCCTTCAACCAGCCCGTGCGCAACTGGCTCGACTTCTTCGTCTACACGAGCTTCATCGACCGTGACGGCAAGTACCAGCTCAACATGCTGAGCCGGAGCGCCTTCGCGCCGCTGGGCCGGAGCACCCTGCCCATGCTGAAGGAAGAGGCCTACCACCTGGCCCAGGGCAACATCGGCCTGATGCGCATCGTCAAGGCCGGCAAGATCCCCATGCCCATCATCCAGAAGTACTTCAACAAGTGGATCTCCACGGCCTACGACCTGTTCGGCCAGGATGAGTCCAGCTCGGCCCACTGGGCCTATGTCTGGGGTCTCAAGGGACGCTACGACGAGCACCTGTACGACGAGCCGGCGGACATGGACCGGCTGAACGAGCTGTCAAGGACGACCTTCTTCAAGGAGGTCCAGGCGCTGGTGGACGCGTTGAACCACAACATCGCCGACGACCAGCCCAAGCTGGCGATTCCCAGCGACAAGTTCCGCCGCTACATCGGCAACTACGCCAGCCAGCCTTACAGCACCGCCGGCGAGCTGCTCTCCGAGGAAGACTACGCGAAGCACCTGGCAGAGGTGATGCCCTCCGACGCCGACGACGAGCTCGTCATCGGCATGGAGAAAGAAGGCGGCTGGATCCTCGACCCGAGGTAA
- a CDS encoding anaerobic glycerol-3-phosphate dehydrogenase subunit C, which translates to MSFEPKTPSFWEKGALRQELDRVFDICYGCTLCHTLCPSFVSLFQMMDENFGDATSLKDEQMKSVVDQCYQCKLCDPICPYVPPHEWDIDFPRTMMRATLVEAKDKGVSWADRLMGDTDRAGRLASLMAPLVNWANRTPFVRGLMEKYLGVHRDRLLPTYHGQTFAKWLRRRPAAPKESGGEKAALFYTCTVNYNEPDIGKAAVGVLEKNGVECTVPEQQCCGMPFIDVGLLDEAVQKIEANVKSLSEAVRQGYKIVVPTASCSYMLKQDYPRMLPTDDTKLVAENTLDLSEYLVQLHESGKLNVDFTQAAGKIRYHQPCHLKAQNIGFKAQELMQLIPDSEVSRMQCCSGHDGTWSVKKENFEASMQVGRPLFKFMRSDDACTVTDCPLSAVQVEQGTGNKPVHPIIVMARAYGLDVES; encoded by the coding sequence ATGAGCTTTGAACCCAAGACACCGTCGTTCTGGGAAAAGGGAGCCTTGCGCCAGGAACTCGATCGCGTGTTCGACATTTGCTACGGCTGCACGCTGTGCCACACGCTCTGCCCGTCGTTCGTGAGCCTGTTCCAGATGATGGACGAGAACTTCGGTGACGCCACGTCCCTGAAGGACGAGCAGATGAAGTCGGTGGTGGACCAGTGCTACCAGTGCAAGCTCTGCGATCCCATCTGTCCGTACGTGCCGCCGCACGAGTGGGACATCGACTTTCCCCGGACCATGATGCGCGCGACCCTCGTCGAGGCCAAGGACAAGGGCGTGAGCTGGGCCGACCGGCTTATGGGAGACACGGACCGGGCCGGGCGGCTGGCGAGCCTGATGGCGCCGCTGGTGAACTGGGCCAACCGCACCCCGTTCGTTCGCGGCCTGATGGAGAAGTACCTGGGGGTGCACCGCGACCGGCTGCTGCCGACCTATCACGGGCAGACCTTCGCCAAGTGGCTGCGCCGGCGCCCGGCGGCTCCCAAGGAGAGCGGTGGGGAGAAGGCAGCGCTCTTCTACACTTGCACCGTCAACTACAACGAGCCCGACATCGGCAAGGCCGCGGTGGGGGTGCTGGAGAAGAACGGCGTCGAGTGCACCGTCCCCGAGCAGCAGTGCTGCGGTATGCCGTTTATCGACGTGGGGCTCCTGGACGAGGCGGTGCAGAAGATCGAGGCCAACGTCAAGAGCCTGAGCGAGGCCGTGCGCCAGGGCTACAAGATCGTGGTACCCACCGCGAGTTGCAGCTACATGCTCAAGCAGGACTACCCGCGCATGCTGCCCACGGACGACACGAAGCTCGTGGCGGAGAACACCCTGGACCTGTCGGAGTATCTCGTGCAACTCCACGAGAGCGGCAAGCTGAACGTCGACTTCACCCAGGCGGCGGGCAAGATCCGCTACCACCAGCCGTGCCATCTCAAGGCCCAGAACATCGGCTTCAAGGCGCAAGAGTTGATGCAGCTCATCCCCGACTCGGAGGTCTCCCGCATGCAGTGCTGCAGCGGGCACGACGGGACCTGGAGCGTCAAGAAAGAGAACTTCGAGGCGTCGATGCAGGTGGGCCGGCCGCTGTTCAAGTTCATGCGGTCGGATGACGCCTGTACGGTGACGGATTGTCCGCTGTCGGCGGTTCAGGTGGAGCAGGGGACCGGCAACAAGCCGGTGCACCCCATCATCGTGATGGCGCGGGCCTACGGCCTCGATGTCGAGTCGTAG
- a CDS encoding ATP-binding protein, translating into MAEFSNPFRPGAGHTPPYLAGRQAERQEFLRLLPQTTILENLILTGLRGVGKTVLLDSFKPLAVNQGWIWVGTDLSESTSVSEENMAIRLCTDLSVITSSVVMETLEVPNVGFAADSERIHRTLNYPALMDLYRGLPGLPLDKIKGVLEIVWRALSKRQNVPGIIFAYDEAQNLADQSGKEEYPLSLLLDTFQSLQRKGLPLMLVLTGLPTLFPKLVEARTFSERMFRVVFLQSLSRRESEEAIRRPVEDADCPLELSDHSVETIIDASGGYPYFIQFICREVYDAFIQRIDRGERAVVPIEEIEQKLDTDFFAGRWARATDRQRELLFVISRLESCDDEFTVQEVVEESKRSLDKSFSSSHVNQMLVALASQGLVFKNRHGKYSFAVPLLGRFISRQPRG; encoded by the coding sequence CACGCCTCCGTATCTTGCTGGCAGGCAGGCCGAGCGTCAAGAGTTTCTGCGGCTACTTCCGCAAACCACGATACTGGAAAACCTGATTTTGACGGGGCTCCGCGGAGTAGGCAAGACGGTGCTTCTCGATTCGTTCAAGCCCTTGGCGGTGAACCAAGGGTGGATCTGGGTGGGTACCGATCTTTCGGAGTCGACGAGCGTCAGTGAGGAGAATATGGCGATTCGGCTCTGCACGGATCTGTCCGTCATCACGTCGAGCGTTGTGATGGAGACCTTGGAGGTGCCGAACGTCGGGTTCGCTGCGGACTCGGAGCGAATCCACCGCACCCTCAACTACCCGGCCCTCATGGATCTCTACCGGGGGCTGCCCGGACTGCCCCTCGACAAGATCAAGGGTGTCCTGGAGATAGTCTGGCGCGCGCTATCGAAGCGACAGAATGTGCCTGGGATCATTTTCGCGTATGATGAAGCACAGAACCTCGCTGACCAATCGGGCAAGGAAGAGTATCCTTTGTCCCTCCTGCTCGACACCTTTCAGTCCCTGCAAAGAAAGGGACTTCCGCTGATGCTCGTCCTCACCGGTCTTCCGACTCTGTTCCCCAAGCTCGTGGAAGCGAGGACCTTCTCCGAGAGAATGTTCAGGGTCGTGTTTCTCCAAAGCCTGTCCAGGAGAGAGAGTGAGGAAGCAATCCGCAGGCCCGTTGAAGACGCGGATTGCCCTTTGGAACTCAGCGATCATTCGGTCGAGACTATCATCGACGCATCCGGAGGATATCCTTACTTCATCCAGTTCATCTGCCGGGAAGTGTACGACGCTTTCATTCAGCGGATCGACCGGGGGGAGCGGGCGGTCGTACCCATTGAGGAGATCGAGCAGAAACTCGACACGGACTTTTTTGCCGGACGATGGGCTCGGGCGACCGATCGGCAACGTGAGTTGCTGTTCGTGATTTCGCGGCTGGAGAGTTGTGACGACGAGTTTACGGTCCAGGAAGTGGTGGAGGAATCCAAACGATCCTTGGACAAGTCGTTCAGCAGCAGCCACGTTAACCAGATGTTGGTGGCGTTGGCGTCACAGGGATTGGTCTTCAAGAATCGACATGGAAAGTATTCTTTCGCCGTTCCGCTATTGGGCCGGTTTATCAGCCGTCAGCCGCGCGGATAG